The Pyramidobacter porci genome includes a region encoding these proteins:
- the glmM gene encoding phosphoglucosamine mutase — MDVKSTSAPRCRCLFGTDGVRDIANRGSMTPEMALRLGRAYVLFLIQRGTPRPKIVVGRDTRRSGKMLESALVAGMMSAGAEVILLGVIPTPAVSYGVLFFKAQGGAIISASHNPPEYNGIKFLSGAGQKLRDGEELEIEDYLGDDLIDDWRPSGASIGEMVSEEGFAIMYADRVLQILDSDRLSGMKIVFDCANGAASTVIPLIAQKLECESVLIGAEPDGLNINEKSGVMHLEALTEAVRANDADIGIAYDGDADRVLLVDRQGAVINGDIVLWVLARWLQREGILGSGVVATVMSNGILENHLRKEGIQVFRCAVGDRYVLDMMKNTASGLGGEQSGHVIIDHYVRTGDGLCTGFAFLRACRELGEVPETLVDRFDPFPQELTNIAVSDRDKVMQDADLRDAIEQTNRELGATGRVFLRSSGTEPLIRLLVECKDRDTLASLSKKFGAMIRAL; from the coding sequence ATGGATGTTAAAAGCACATCGGCGCCGCGTTGTCGTTGTCTGTTCGGCACCGATGGGGTGCGCGACATTGCCAACAGAGGATCTATGACTCCGGAAATGGCGCTTCGGCTGGGAAGGGCCTATGTCCTGTTTTTGATTCAGCGCGGCACGCCGCGTCCCAAGATCGTGGTCGGGCGCGATACGCGTCGTTCGGGCAAAATGCTGGAATCGGCGCTTGTGGCGGGAATGATGTCCGCGGGAGCGGAGGTTATTTTGCTGGGCGTCATCCCGACCCCGGCCGTAAGCTACGGAGTTCTTTTCTTCAAGGCGCAGGGCGGGGCGATCATCAGCGCTTCCCATAATCCGCCGGAATACAACGGCATCAAATTTCTCAGCGGCGCGGGACAAAAGCTGCGCGACGGCGAAGAGTTGGAGATCGAGGACTATCTCGGGGACGACTTGATCGACGACTGGCGGCCTTCCGGGGCTTCCATCGGCGAGATGGTTTCGGAGGAGGGGTTTGCGATCATGTACGCCGACCGCGTGCTTCAAATCCTCGACAGCGATCGTCTTTCCGGCATGAAGATCGTTTTCGACTGCGCCAACGGCGCCGCTTCGACAGTCATCCCATTGATCGCGCAAAAGCTTGAGTGCGAGAGCGTGTTGATTGGCGCCGAGCCCGACGGATTGAACATCAACGAGAAAAGCGGCGTCATGCATTTGGAGGCTTTGACCGAGGCGGTGCGGGCGAACGACGCCGACATCGGCATCGCTTACGACGGAGATGCCGATCGCGTCCTGTTGGTCGATCGGCAGGGCGCGGTCATCAACGGCGACATCGTGCTCTGGGTCCTGGCGCGCTGGCTGCAGCGGGAGGGCATTCTCGGCAGCGGCGTCGTCGCGACGGTGATGAGCAACGGCATTCTGGAAAATCATCTGCGCAAGGAAGGAATTCAGGTTTTTCGCTGTGCCGTGGGCGACCGATACGTTCTTGACATGATGAAGAACACGGCTTCCGGACTGGGCGGCGAACAATCCGGGCACGTGATCATCGACCATTACGTCAGAACGGGGGACGGGCTCTGCACGGGCTTCGCCTTCTTGCGCGCGTGCCGCGAGTTGGGGGAAGTGCCTGAAACGCTGGTGGACCGTTTCGATCCGTTCCCGCAGGAACTGACGAATATCGCTGTCTCGGATCGGGATAAGGTTATGCAGGACGCGGATTTGAGAGATGCCATCGAACAGACGAATCGCGAATTGGGGGCGACGGGGCGCGTGTTTTTGCGTTCTTCGGGGACGGAACCGCTGATCCGTCTGCTGGTAGAATGCAAGGACCGCGATACGCTCGCGTCGCTGTCGAAGAAGTTCGGCGCGATGATTCGCGCTCTTTAG
- the glmS gene encoding glutamine--fructose-6-phosphate transaminase (isomerizing) — protein sequence MCGIVGYVGNKNACEIIIQGLERLEYRGYDSAGVAVCEKGTFKTVKTVGKVAKLKELVGADGLKGNVGIGHTRWATHGGVTTANAHPHTDEKHMVVLVHNGIIENYKELRDELVAENVHFSSETDTEVAAQLLARLYDGEPVKALCQLFKKCRGAFAFVLVFGDRPNELYCVRKGAPLVVALGNGEAYCASDVPAVVEHADKVIFLNEGEICRLSTSGAEFWDLDGVAHQRRTVSVDVDRAMIDKAGYPHFMLKEINEQGSVLRRALFGRTASDLIDLSGEWGITPEKAKTFKRMDLVACGTSFYAATVAQRVLEKYLKVDIRVDIASEYRYRPLRAGGDTIAVFVSQSGETLDTLEALRHVKELGAYTVAATNAPNSSIAREVDDVIRLNAGIEIGVAATKTFTAQMAVLILAGLYLAKLRGELPGADEKRLAEAMKDLPYKVEQTLLLKDVVRSLARKFGAARDFLFLGRGVSYPVAMEGALKLKEISYVHAEAYAAGEMKHGPIALLDEELPVVVVAPADELLEKTLSNVEETRARKAPVIIVTTENVPDVNDVSGTIKVPMTEAELTPFLTVLPLQIFAYESALLRGCDIDQPRNLAKSVTVE from the coding sequence ATGTGTGGAATTGTTGGTTATGTCGGCAACAAGAATGCCTGCGAGATTATCATTCAAGGGCTGGAGCGCCTTGAATATCGCGGGTACGATTCTGCGGGTGTTGCCGTTTGCGAGAAGGGCACTTTCAAGACGGTCAAAACCGTGGGCAAGGTGGCGAAGCTCAAAGAGCTTGTCGGCGCCGACGGGCTGAAGGGAAACGTCGGCATCGGACATACCCGTTGGGCCACTCATGGCGGCGTGACGACGGCGAACGCCCATCCTCACACCGATGAGAAGCATATGGTGGTTCTCGTCCACAATGGAATCATCGAAAACTACAAGGAACTCCGCGACGAACTCGTCGCTGAGAACGTGCATTTCAGCTCGGAGACGGACACGGAAGTTGCGGCGCAGCTTCTTGCCCGTCTCTATGACGGAGAGCCTGTCAAAGCTCTGTGCCAGCTTTTCAAGAAGTGCCGCGGAGCGTTTGCCTTTGTGCTTGTTTTCGGCGATCGACCGAATGAGCTCTACTGCGTGAGAAAAGGCGCACCGTTGGTTGTCGCTCTGGGAAACGGCGAAGCGTATTGCGCGTCGGACGTGCCGGCAGTCGTCGAACACGCGGACAAAGTGATCTTTTTAAACGAAGGCGAGATCTGCCGTCTGAGCACGTCTGGCGCCGAGTTCTGGGATCTCGACGGCGTTGCGCATCAGCGCCGCACTGTTTCCGTAGACGTGGACAGGGCGATGATCGACAAAGCCGGCTACCCGCATTTCATGTTGAAAGAAATCAACGAGCAGGGCTCCGTCCTGCGTCGCGCGCTTTTTGGCCGCACCGCAAGCGATCTGATCGATCTCAGCGGCGAGTGGGGAATCACGCCTGAAAAGGCCAAGACGTTCAAGCGCATGGACCTTGTTGCCTGCGGCACGTCATTTTATGCGGCGACCGTCGCGCAGCGGGTATTGGAGAAATATCTGAAGGTTGACATTCGCGTCGATATCGCTTCCGAATACCGTTATCGACCGCTCAGAGCCGGCGGGGATACGATAGCGGTTTTCGTGTCTCAGTCCGGCGAAACGCTCGACACGCTCGAAGCTCTTCGGCACGTGAAGGAGCTGGGGGCCTATACCGTGGCGGCGACGAACGCTCCCAATTCATCGATCGCCCGCGAAGTGGACGACGTGATCCGCCTGAACGCCGGCATCGAGATCGGCGTGGCGGCGACAAAGACGTTCACGGCGCAGATGGCGGTGCTGATTTTGGCCGGGCTGTATCTGGCCAAACTCCGCGGCGAACTGCCCGGCGCGGACGAAAAGCGCCTCGCCGAAGCGATGAAGGATTTGCCGTACAAGGTCGAACAGACGTTGCTTTTGAAAGACGTCGTTCGCTCTTTGGCCCGCAAGTTCGGCGCAGCGCGGGATTTTCTGTTCCTGGGGAGAGGCGTTTCCTATCCGGTGGCCATGGAAGGCGCTTTGAAGCTGAAAGAGATCTCCTACGTTCATGCGGAGGCGTACGCCGCCGGGGAGATGAAACACGGCCCCATCGCTCTGCTCGATGAAGAGCTTCCGGTCGTCGTGGTCGCCCCGGCGGACGAGCTGCTGGAAAAAACGCTTTCCAACGTGGAGGAAACGCGCGCCAGAAAAGCGCCGGTGATCATTGTCACCACGGAAAACGTTCCCGACGTGAACGATGTGTCGGGAACAATCAAGGTGCCGATGACCGAAGCCGAGTTAACGCCGTTCCTGACAGTTCTGCCGCTGCAGATATTCGCCTACGAATCAGCGCTGCTGCGCGGCTGCGATATCGATCAGCCGCGAAATCTGGCAAAGAGCGTCACCGTCGAATAA
- a CDS encoding GNAT family N-acetyltransferase: MRMTRGEAEIMSFRAGDEREIPALVRSVYGGNYDRRFYEPSAIARMVGEGLFLVAARRGGRLVGMTGFRAEGSSNRRLFRTYRRMVAPEARGLGLARAMEDLGERFLIEEGLPEGFYAQVEASSPSNRLLSECGFALTAAEPAVGKRAAQTFLFKELEPVRGKLNENGSLAAAYTMADAPPVQRIDAARAGRGLFDALERLCREGKTLELFMPPPSEEDRERLRGLGFFSCGVARRWRPDGDGEIFMKTFARAELPAPPLQDERTLALWEAVRRGMKRVGL; encoded by the coding sequence ATGAGAATGACGCGCGGCGAAGCGGAGATCATGTCGTTCCGGGCGGGCGACGAGCGTGAGATCCCCGCTCTGGTGCGGTCGGTGTACGGAGGAAACTATGACCGGCGCTTTTACGAGCCGTCGGCAATCGCGCGCATGGTCGGCGAAGGTTTGTTCCTCGTCGCGGCGCGCCGGGGCGGACGCCTTGTAGGCATGACGGGATTCCGCGCCGAAGGGAGTTCCAACCGGCGGCTGTTCCGCACCTATCGCCGCATGGTCGCGCCCGAAGCGCGCGGGCTGGGGCTGGCGCGTGCCATGGAGGACCTGGGCGAACGCTTTTTGATCGAAGAGGGATTGCCGGAAGGCTTTTACGCTCAGGTCGAGGCGTCCAGTCCTTCGAACCGTCTTCTGTCGGAGTGCGGATTCGCGCTGACGGCGGCGGAACCGGCCGTGGGGAAACGCGCCGCCCAGACCTTTCTGTTCAAAGAATTGGAACCTGTCCGCGGCAAACTGAATGAAAACGGCTCGCTGGCCGCGGCGTATACGATGGCGGACGCCCCGCCGGTACAGAGGATCGACGCCGCCCGAGCCGGGCGCGGTCTGTTCGACGCGCTCGAACGGCTGTGCCGCGAAGGCAAAACGCTGGAGCTTTTTATGCCGCCGCCGAGCGAGGAAGATCGCGAGAGGCTGCGCGGCCTCGGATTTTTCAGCTGCGGCGTCGCGCGCCGCTGGAGGCCGGACGGCGACGGCGAAATCTTTATGAAAACATTCGCGCGCGCCGAGCTGCCCGCTCCGCCGCTGCAGGATGAACGAACTCTGGCGCTGTGGGAAGCCGTGCGCCGCGGCATGAAACGCGTCGGTTTATAA
- a CDS encoding sensor histidine kinase has translation MQRRIFWSIFLTALAAVFIVGLFTARASYKSIDARVAEELRAEARSVAATLPLLRNAEEYLSALPDSRRVTLISADGQVLYDNHAPSGAMENHRARPEVQEALRSGRGESYRYSDTLTEKTHYCAVRLDDGRILRVAVTRGTTAGLARRVVFPLTVTAALTALLALFLSRALARGITAPITRLNLAEPLENDAYDELTPLLLRLENQNETLRSQLDELENQRRELAAVTENMREGLLHVDKEGTVLAINRSAARIFAVDPAQYVGQNILLVSRSAELHSVVQAAQAGRNGEALLDVGGRVYRLLSTPVTVAGEQKQAGMVVLLLDVTARQQAERQRREFTANVSHELRTPLTSIAGYSEIMASGLAKPEDLRGFAEKIHGEASRLIALVNDIMELSKLDEKAALPPRENVDLFDLCEKILPRLKPEAESRKVLIELTGRRACVWGVRPLLDEMAFNLIENAVKYNREGGSVLVDVAEGNETVALTVQDTGIGIPPEHQDRVFERFYRVDKSHSKETGGTGLGLAIVKHAAAIHGASVELSSAPDSGSCFTVIFDKEFHAPA, from the coding sequence ATGCAGCGGCGAATTTTCTGGAGTATTTTTCTCACCGCACTGGCCGCAGTCTTCATCGTTGGGCTGTTTACGGCCCGGGCCTCCTACAAAAGCATCGACGCGCGCGTGGCCGAAGAGCTCCGCGCCGAAGCCCGATCCGTGGCCGCGACGCTGCCGCTTCTGCGCAACGCCGAAGAATATCTGAGCGCGTTGCCCGACAGCCGCCGCGTCACGCTCATCTCCGCCGACGGACAGGTCCTTTACGACAATCACGCGCCCAGCGGCGCAATGGAAAATCACCGCGCCCGCCCCGAGGTGCAGGAAGCGCTTCGCAGCGGCCGCGGCGAAAGCTACCGCTATTCAGACACGCTCACGGAAAAAACGCATTACTGCGCCGTCCGCTTGGACGACGGGCGTATTCTGCGCGTCGCCGTCACCCGCGGCACGACCGCCGGCCTGGCGCGCCGCGTCGTGTTCCCGCTGACCGTTACCGCGGCGCTGACCGCTTTGCTGGCTCTGTTTCTTTCGCGCGCTCTGGCCCGCGGCATCACCGCTCCGATTACCCGGCTCAACCTCGCCGAGCCCCTGGAGAACGACGCTTACGACGAGCTGACGCCGCTTCTGCTCCGCCTTGAAAATCAGAACGAGACGCTGCGCAGCCAGCTCGACGAGCTGGAAAATCAACGCCGCGAACTGGCCGCCGTTACGGAAAACATGCGCGAAGGGCTGCTCCACGTCGACAAAGAAGGAACGGTGCTGGCCATCAATCGCAGCGCCGCGAGAATTTTCGCGGTCGACCCCGCTCAATACGTCGGTCAGAATATCCTCCTCGTCAGCCGCAGCGCCGAACTGCACAGCGTTGTCCAGGCCGCGCAGGCGGGGCGCAACGGCGAAGCGCTGCTGGACGTCGGCGGCCGCGTTTATCGTCTTCTCTCCACGCCCGTGACCGTCGCCGGCGAACAAAAACAGGCGGGCATGGTCGTGCTGCTGCTCGACGTCACGGCCCGCCAGCAGGCGGAACGACAGCGCCGGGAATTCACCGCCAACGTGTCGCACGAACTGCGCACGCCGCTTACGTCCATCGCCGGTTACTCCGAGATCATGGCCTCGGGACTCGCCAAACCGGAAGACCTGCGCGGCTTCGCCGAGAAAATCCACGGCGAAGCCAGCCGCCTGATCGCGCTGGTCAACGACATCATGGAGCTGTCGAAGCTCGACGAGAAAGCGGCCCTGCCGCCTCGTGAAAACGTCGACCTCTTCGATCTCTGCGAAAAAATTTTGCCGCGTCTCAAACCCGAAGCTGAAAGCCGAAAAGTGCTGATCGAACTGACCGGCCGCCGCGCCTGCGTTTGGGGCGTTCGTCCCCTGCTCGACGAGATGGCGTTCAACCTGATCGAAAACGCCGTCAAGTACAACAGAGAGGGAGGCTCCGTTCTCGTCGACGTCGCCGAAGGGAACGAGACCGTCGCGCTGACCGTGCAGGACACGGGCATCGGCATCCCGCCGGAACACCAGGACCGCGTCTTCGAGCGTTTCTACCGCGTGGACAAGAGCCACAGCAAGGAAACCGGCGGCACCGGCCTGGGACTGGCCATCGTCAAACACGCCGCCGCGATTCACGGCGCGTCCGTCGAGCTGAGCAGCGCGCCCGATTCGGGCAGTTGTTTCACCGTGATTTTCGACAAAGAGTTCCACGCCCCCGCCTAG
- a CDS encoding response regulator transcription factor: protein MIYYVEDDSGIRELVVYTLNQTGLEARGFAEGQAFYVACAERKPDLILLDIMLPREDGLSILKRIRQDASLKSVPTIMVTAKGSEYDKVRGLDLGADDYIAKPFGMMELVARVKARLRAAGGEKGAAVLSCGALKLDSRRHEVTAGGRPVALTLKEFALLELLMRHPGVAFTREQLLERNWDYSYEGGTRTVDVHVQTLRGKLGDCASLIQTVRGVGYKLGG from the coding sequence ATGATCTATTACGTCGAAGACGATTCGGGTATCCGCGAACTGGTGGTCTACACGCTCAACCAGACGGGGCTCGAAGCCCGCGGCTTTGCGGAAGGTCAGGCGTTCTACGTCGCCTGCGCCGAACGGAAGCCCGATCTGATCCTGCTCGACATCATGCTGCCGCGCGAGGACGGCCTGAGCATCCTCAAACGCATCCGTCAGGACGCTTCGCTGAAAAGCGTCCCGACGATCATGGTCACCGCCAAAGGTTCCGAATACGATAAGGTGCGGGGACTCGACCTGGGCGCCGACGATTACATCGCCAAACCTTTCGGCATGATGGAATTGGTGGCGCGGGTCAAAGCCCGCCTGCGCGCGGCGGGCGGAGAAAAGGGCGCGGCCGTCCTCAGCTGCGGCGCGCTGAAACTGGACAGCCGGCGCCACGAAGTTACGGCCGGCGGCCGCCCGGTCGCGCTGACGCTGAAGGAATTCGCCCTGCTGGAACTGCTGATGCGGCATCCCGGCGTGGCCTTCACGCGCGAACAGCTTCTGGAACGCAACTGGGATTACAGTTACGAGGGCGGCACGCGCACCGTGGACGTCCACGTCCAGACTCTGCGCGGCAAGCTCGGCGACTGCGCTTCGCTGATCCAGACGGTGCGCGGCGTAGGATACAAATTGGGAGGTTGA
- the phoU gene encoding phosphate signaling complex protein PhoU: MRSRFDKQLNQLNNNLLAMGALAEQAIASAAQALSEQDEDAAGRAIELEREIDSQERAVESLCLKLLLEQQPVAGDLRLISAALKMITDLERIGDQAADIAEIILRLRGQAYIKPLIHLPRMAARAIEMVTGSIDAFVRKDLEKAKSVFELDDLVDELFRIVKNELVELIHKDASCSEQAVDLLMIAKYFERIGDHAQNIAEWVEFSLTGVHKNGEKE, encoded by the coding sequence ATGAGAAGCCGATTTGACAAGCAGCTGAACCAGCTCAACAACAACCTGCTGGCAATGGGGGCCCTGGCGGAACAAGCCATTGCAAGCGCCGCCCAAGCGCTGTCCGAACAGGACGAGGACGCCGCCGGACGGGCGATCGAGCTTGAACGGGAGATCGATTCTCAGGAGCGCGCCGTCGAGTCGCTCTGTCTCAAACTGCTGCTCGAACAGCAGCCCGTCGCCGGGGATCTGCGTCTGATCTCCGCGGCGCTGAAAATGATCACCGATCTGGAACGCATCGGCGACCAGGCGGCGGATATCGCGGAAATCATCCTGCGCCTGCGCGGGCAGGCTTACATCAAACCGCTGATTCATTTGCCGCGGATGGCCGCCAGAGCCATCGAAATGGTTACCGGCAGCATCGACGCTTTCGTACGGAAAGACCTCGAAAAAGCGAAGAGCGTCTTCGAGCTCGACGATCTGGTCGACGAACTTTTCCGCATCGTCAAGAACGAGCTGGTGGAACTGATCCACAAAGACGCCTCCTGCAGCGAGCAGGCCGTCGACCTGCTCATGATCGCCAAGTATTTCGAGCGGATCGGCGACCACGCGCAAAACATCGCCGAATGGGTGGAGTTCTCCCTCACGGGCGTCCATAAAAACGGAGAGAAAGAATGA
- the pstB gene encoding phosphate ABC transporter ATP-binding protein PstB yields MARFDVENLNLYYDKFHALKNVSLSIPERQVTAFIGPSGCGKSTLMKTLNRMNDLLEGCRITGKVLLDGEDIYDTMETTTLRKRVGMVFQKPNPFPMSVFDNVAYGPRTHGVRSRARLEAVVEKSLRDAAIWDELKDRLRSSALGLSGGQQQRLCIARALAVEPEVLLMDESTSALDPLSTARIEDLVTALKEKYTIVMVTHNMQQAVRISDTTAFFLLGEIVEYDGTDRLFSNPRDKRTEDYITGRFG; encoded by the coding sequence ATGGCTCGGTTTGACGTCGAAAATCTCAATCTGTATTACGATAAATTCCACGCGCTGAAAAACGTTTCCCTTTCCATTCCCGAACGTCAAGTCACGGCGTTCATCGGTCCTTCCGGCTGCGGCAAGAGCACGCTGATGAAGACTTTGAACCGTATGAACGATCTGCTCGAAGGCTGCAGAATCACCGGCAAAGTGCTTCTCGACGGCGAGGATATTTACGATACAATGGAGACGACGACGCTGCGCAAGCGCGTGGGCATGGTCTTTCAAAAACCCAACCCTTTTCCGATGAGCGTCTTCGACAACGTCGCCTACGGTCCGCGCACCCACGGCGTTCGCAGCCGCGCCCGCCTCGAAGCCGTGGTCGAGAAATCCCTCCGCGACGCCGCCATCTGGGACGAACTGAAAGACCGCCTCAGATCCAGCGCGCTTGGTCTTTCCGGCGGACAGCAGCAGCGCCTCTGCATCGCCCGGGCTCTGGCGGTGGAGCCGGAGGTGCTGCTGATGGACGAGTCCACCAGCGCCCTCGACCCGCTTTCCACCGCCAGGATCGAAGATCTCGTCACGGCGCTGAAGGAAAAATACACGATCGTCATGGTGACGCACAACATGCAGCAGGCGGTGCGCATCTCGGACACAACGGCGTTTTTCCTGCTCGGAGAGATCGTCGAGTACGACGGGACCGATCGCCTCTTTTCCAATCCTCGGGACAAGCGCACCGAAGATTACATCACGGGGAGGTTTGGTTAA
- the pstA gene encoding phosphate ABC transporter permease PstA: MTINRLKSLLTKGLVYAASFFTVAVLLVIVADILRHGVPYLRPDLFAWKYDSVNVSLTPALINTLSMTLLALLAAVPAGLGAAVYLAEYAARGGFFVKAVRVTAETLSGLPSIIYGLFGLLFFVTACRMGISLLAGAMTLAMMILPLVMRTAEEALRAVPDSYREASFGLGAGRLRTVFCVVLPSAVPGILAGVILGIGRIVGETAALIYTAGTVAEVARSVFDSSRTLAVHMYTLSSEGLYMNQTYATAVMLLIITAGINALSSFAARRFAHGSV; encoded by the coding sequence GTGACAATAAACCGCTTGAAATCGCTGCTGACGAAAGGCCTTGTTTACGCCGCCTCGTTCTTTACCGTCGCCGTGCTGCTGGTCATCGTTGCGGATATCCTGCGCCACGGCGTTCCCTATCTGAGGCCGGATCTTTTCGCATGGAAATACGATTCCGTCAACGTTTCGCTGACGCCGGCGCTGATCAACACGCTGTCAATGACGCTGCTGGCTCTTCTCGCCGCCGTTCCGGCCGGTCTTGGAGCCGCTGTCTACCTGGCGGAGTACGCCGCGCGCGGGGGCTTTTTCGTGAAAGCGGTGCGCGTCACGGCGGAAACGCTGTCGGGGCTCCCTTCCATTATTTACGGGCTGTTCGGGCTGCTCTTTTTCGTCACGGCCTGCCGCATGGGCATCTCGCTGCTGGCGGGAGCGATGACGCTGGCGATGATGATTCTGCCGCTGGTCATGCGCACGGCGGAAGAAGCGCTGCGGGCCGTGCCCGACAGTTATCGCGAGGCCAGCTTCGGCCTTGGCGCGGGACGTCTGCGCACGGTGTTTTGCGTCGTGCTTCCGTCGGCCGTTCCCGGAATTCTCGCCGGCGTTATTCTCGGCATCGGACGCATCGTCGGCGAGACGGCGGCGCTGATTTACACGGCGGGTACGGTCGCCGAGGTCGCCCGCAGCGTTTTCGATTCGTCGCGCACGCTCGCCGTGCATATGTACACGTTGTCCAGCGAAGGTTTGTACATGAACCAGACTTATGCTACCGCCGTTATGCTGCTGATCATCACCGCCGGCATCAACGCGTTGTCCTCTTTTGCGGCAAGGAGATTCGCCCATGGCTCGGTTTGA